In the Drosophila gunungcola strain Sukarami unplaced genomic scaffold, Dgunungcola_SK_2 000001F, whole genome shotgun sequence genome, one interval contains:
- the LOC128261635 gene encoding uncharacterized protein LOC128261635 isoform X2 gives MAGLNRRLRTAQQILLRRALSKSIGRCHVATGLVPSKGGIVDSPSLITELQPVNPVRERSSSRAVRKIHRLLAANPLRILQERKAERKLPGCVLQRKDSRSWRELKPSEHNPTVSGHSLKLNGRDSTRSRHSSSTYPSTWQLNVSRAKEELQDNSQGSLEEILNCSILNRTPYDHKLSIPLKSNNSCQCKINKKSERRGRKTKGVSEAQTQTMREIGSKIGTLTDERNFHGKSCDLSVEFQRLRQRVYSGEDVGLDRKICISPSKTSAISKVSFKCEKTCPGKSFENYGGYSPSETDIETEAEHNTKFESRFDYLNKIEKISKPPSNACMKRSLNMPGKSEVHQYISQENRENEPINLAEAHKRDRLDRSGRAQDTKWIGHCSNPICTSKESLKRTKVQQYLGRSIPENGRLNQPNFQDSDQKIQRKHLKCFCTKTLKKDNPARSVNKSFDSLKSHLMKTDAVRRSYRRNEEKILSQDSLLSSDQFVNEGSEDNFCQGEFRTQSVYQNNKRTSETTPTNVYQSYEYTTNSDDSDNLGTKQMDQRRYNQIRKLQTPEFTQAGVTRRHPDTNNRCFRTKESCSGSLENENERRAAREKNSGVVICAEAITQTSDYLLATLIPGSIDNAQGTHFKESNQRLTNLEKSNIGQSNQDNFKQVKSNEADQVQSKPLEQVQSESQIIYSDKAQYQLIRSSSVKLKTAPEIAPKSKRAIPTRKRKGSQKRFSISEKNKKQKCESCECKSVDKDQKVTGKLSTNKDQKLIEVISHSDKCDVWEILNVLQKTVAGLEKQINIKKKLAKRTKSKNNFNKRHSQLNEIQNRYVNQAPTQTVPDWQTSLYSEQNPTDLPLAIFQDQQNVGKIDPAKVARPTILYQTTAYRTTEPVNSGNPTNMYKTNSVKHFSSSFKNASPVIYQNNTIPRVNDYLNNYSNPVKDQVPYKEEGVTKETEYDYHTQEPPHKPIKYIDDNHEKITYCINPQCNRNNPQMEVYQKSAYARTPMTDSAYNQVLKHTANSGGQNQKEVCKGPKYCPYRSQYRHDHGPTSRGVVTFQDCEKICKERSRLECFCDQRQGKLLKGGTAWDFCENPHCPENNKFKNVSTRIERKQFGQEIRGSPRDNPNFPHNELVSKTLTYNHQKEPLHEEELNECPGRKVFCQNESEEDSSYSDSQECFDSPGYKKRSYPRQECTPNCLTRPMHFNQDDKRQEYPLREEDKVLRTKNNPKSCRVTNEDYPNCPEKIIKNYEKPRQDYQNDYNDDYFENPIFPEKNTRYTYGARTNADNSPRLRSKGQPKVGGNDSCPEDCPNLGSFTHLNNRYKQLGLEICDSSKCPEKFNRLSNKENLCKDPLSQEKRIRYRSQKYEEADYKVCKTANCSDKRGMIEDRNKYSTYEDTSYRVGPERKYIKQLCENPKCHDKKVYMDIRTEAAVKETPCTRKEHQSLKKAFQMMYLLIQNISRKIPTLVRKIVIIANVLIISTIEVIVKNKKLMILKTLLIRNALVD, from the exons ATGGCTGGCCTAAACAGAAGGCTGCGCACCGCCCAGCAAATCCTCCTGCGGCGAGCTCTAAGCAAAAGCATTGGCAGATGCCATGTTGCCACCGGATTGGTCCCGAGCAAGGGTGGCATCGTGGACTCTCCATCTCTGATCACAGAACTCCAACCGGTCAATCCAGTTAGGGAGAGATCCTCGTCCAGAGCGGTGAGAAAAATCCACAGGCTTTTGGCAGCCAATCCCTTGAGGATTTTGCAAGAGAGGAAGGCGGAAAGAAAACTGCCAGGATGTGTGCTGCAGAGGAAGGACTCTCGTTCATGGAGGGAACTGAAACCAAGTG AGCATAACCCAACCGTTAGTGGTCACAGTCTCAAACTCAATGGCAGGGACAGCACAAGATCTCGGCATAGTTCCTCCACTTATCCTTCTACCTGGCAGCTAAATGTTAGTAGGGCCAAAGAGGAACTTCAAGACAATTCTCAAGGATCTCTAGAGGAGATTCTCAATTGTTCGATTCTCAATCGAACGCCCTATGATCACAAGCTTAGTATTCCCCTCAAGTCGAACAATTCCTGCCAATgcaaaattaataagaaatCAGAAAGAAGgggtagaaaaacaaaaggagTTTCTGAGGCTCAGACCCAGACAATGAGAGAAATCGGAAGCAAAATAGGGACTCTTACAGATGAAAGAAATTTTCACGGAAAAAGCTGTGATTTAAGTGTGGAATTCCAGAGATTAAGGCAGAGGGTGTACAGCGGCGAGGATGTCGGTCTAGATCGAAAGATATGTATATCGCCATCGAAAACAAGCGCCATATCTAAGGTCTCTTTTAAGTGTGAAAAAACTTGCCCTGGAAAATCCTTCGAAAACTATGGCGGTTACAGCCCTTCGGAAACGGATATTGAAACCGAAGCTGAACACAACACGAAGTTCGAAAGTCGATTTGATtatctaaataaaatagagAAGATCAGCAAACCTCCTTCAAATGCTTGTATGAAGAGAAGCCTTAATATGCCTGGCAAATCGGAAGTCCATCAATATATTTCCCAAGAAAACCGAGAAAACGAGCCCATTAATCTGGCTGA GGCACATAAAAGAGACAGACTAGACAGAAGTGGAAGAGCTCAGGATACTAAATGGATAGGACATTGTAGCAACCCCATATGTACCTCAAAGGAATCACTCAAACGTACGAAAGTGCAACAGTATCTGGGCAGAAGTATTCCAGAAAACGGACGCCTAAATCAACCAAACTTTCAAGATAGTgatcaaaaaattcaaagaaaacaCCTCAAATGTTTTTGCACGAAAACACTGAAAAAAGATAACCCAGCTAGAAGtgtaaataaatcatttgatTCTCTGAAATCACATCTAATGAAAACGGATGCAGTCAGAAGGAGCTATAGAAGAAATGAGGAAAAAATACTTTCACAAGACAGCTTATTATCGTCTGATCAATTTGTTAATGAAGGTAGTGAAGATAATTTTTGCCAAGGTGAATTTAGGACTCAAAGTGtttatcaaaataacaaaagaacTTCTGAAACAACCCCTACAAATGTTTATCAATCTTACGAATATACAACTAATTCCGATGATTCAGATAATCTAGGAACAAAACAGATGGATCAACGCCGTTACAATCAAATCAGGAAACTCCAAACTCCGGAATTTACGCAAG CTGGAGTCACAAGACGACATCCTGATACTAACAATCGATGTTTTAGAACTAAGGAATCATGTTCAGGATCtttggaaaatgaaaatgaaaggAGAGCAGCTCGTGAAAAAAATAGTGGTGTTGTTATTTGCGCAGAGGCCATTACACAGACTTCTGATTATTTGTTGGCAACATTAATACCTGGAAGCATAGACAACGCTCAAGGAACGCATTTTAAAGAATCGAATCAACGGCTAACGAATttagaaaaatcaaatattggACAGTCCAATCAAGATAACTTCAAGCAAGTTAAATCAAATGAAGCAGATCAAGTACAAAGTAAACCATTAGAACAAGTACAATCCGAatcacaaataatttattccGACAAAGCGCAATACCAACTAATAAGATCTAGCTCAGTAAAGCTAAAAACGGCTCCAGAAATTGCTCCAAAAAGTAAAAGGGCAATCCCTACACGGAAACGAAAGGGTAGTCAAAAAAGATTTTCcatttctgaaaaaaataaaaaacagaaatgtgAGAGTTGTGAATGCAAATCAGTTGATAAGGATCAAAAGGTAACCGGAAAGTTATCAACTAATAAGGATCAAAAGTTAATTGAAGTTATATCTCATAGTGACAAGTGTGATGtttgggaaattttaaatgttttgcaaAAAACTGTGGCTGGGCtggaaaagcaaataaatataaaaaaaaaattagccaaacgtacaaaatccaaaaacaatttcaataaaagaCATTCCCAACTAAACGAGATTCAAAATCGATATGTTAATCAAGCCCCTACCCAAACTGTGCCTGACTGGCAAACAAGTTTATATTCGGAACAAAATCCAACTGATCTGCCTTTGGCTATTTTTCAAGACCAACAAAATGTTGGTAAAATAGATCCTGCTAAGGTTGCAAGACCAACAATTTTGTATCAAACTACTGCTTATAGAACAACAGAACCTGTCAATTCTGGAAACCCTACAAACATGTATAAAACTAATtctgttaaacatttttcaagttCCTTTAAAAATGCAAGTCCAGTTATTTATCAAAACAACACAATTCCAAGAGTCaatgattatttaaataattactcCAATCCAGTCAAAGATCAGGTGCCTTATAAAGAGGAGGGAGTTACAAAAGAAACTGAATATGATTATCATACTCAGGAACCCCCTCACAAACCCATTAAATACATAGATGATAACCATGAAAAAATTACTTACTGTATAAATCCTCAATGCAATAGGAATAATCCTCAAATGGAAGTCTACCAAAAGAGTGCTTACGCAAGAACACCAATGACGGATTCAGCATACAACCAGGTTTTAAAGCATACAGCCAATTCAGGAGGGCAGAATCAAAAGGAAGTATGCAAAGGCCCGAAGTATTGTCCATATCGAAGTCAGTACAGACATGACCATGGTCCTACAAGCCGAGGGGTAGTTACTTTTCAAGACTgcgaaaaaatatgtaaagaaAGGTCTAGACTAGAATGTTTTTGTGATCAAAGGCAGGGAAAACTACTAAAGGGTGGCACGGCTTGGGACTTTTGCGAAAATCCACATTGCCcagaaaataacaaatttaaaaatgtttcaactAGAATTGAGAGGAAACAATTTGGTCAAGAAATAAGAGGTTCTCCGCGGGACAATCCAAATTTTCCACACAATGAATTAGTTTCCAAGACACTCACGTATAATCATCAGAAAGAACCATTACACGAAGAAGAACTTAATGAATGTCCTGGTAGAAAAGttttttgccaaaatgaaTCCGAAGAAGATTCCAGTTATTCAGACAGTCAAGAATGTTTTGATAGTCCCGGTTATAAAAAACGGTCTTATCCAAGACAAGAGTGCACACCAAACTGCCTCACTAGACCAATGCATTTTAATCAAGATGATAAAAGGCAAGAATATCCTCTAAGAGAAGAAGACAAAGTCCTAAGAACTAAGAATAATCCAAAATCATGTAGAGTTACAAATGAGGACTATCCTAATTGCcctgaaaaaataataaagaattatGAAAAACCAAGACAAGATTACCAAAACGACTATAATGAcgattattttgaaaatccaATATTTCCCGAAAAAAACACTAGATATACATACGGGGCACGAACTAATGCCGATAATTCTCCAAGACTTCGCTCGAAAGGGCAGCCAAAAGTTGGGGGCAACGATTCATGCCCTGAAGATTGTCCTAATTTAGGCTCTTTTACCCATCTAAATAATCGATATAAACAATTAGGTTTGGAAATTTGCGATAGTTCCAAATGTccagaaaaatttaataggcTTTCCAATAAAGAGAATTTGTGCAAAGATCCACTAAGTCAGGAAAAAAGAATAAGGTATCGAAGTCAAAAGTATGAAGAAGCTGATTACAAAGTTTGTAAGACCGCCAACTGTTCCGATAAAAGAGGAATGATAGAGGATCGAAACAAATATTCAACTTACGAAGATACTTCATATAGAGTCGGACctgaaagaaaatatattaagcaGTTGTGTGAGAATCCAAAATGTCAtgataaaaaagtttatatggATATACGGACAGAGGCCGCTGTGAAAGAAACTCCTTGTACAAGAAAGGAACATCAATCGCTCAAAAAAGCATTCCAAATGATGTATCTTTTGATCCAGAACATTTCGAGGAAGATCCCGACTCTTGTACGGAAGATTGTTATAATCGCAAACGTTCTCATTATATCAACGATAGAAGTAATtgtaaaaaacaagaagctaATGATTTTGAAGACTTTGTTAATCCGAAATGCTCTGGTAGATTAA
- the LOC128261635 gene encoding uncharacterized protein LOC128261635 isoform X1, with translation MAGLNRRLRTAQQILLRRALSKSIGRCHVATGLVPSKGGIVDSPSLITELQPVNPVRERSSSRAVRKIHRLLAANPLRILQERKAERKLPGCVLQRKDSRSWRELKPSEHNPTVSGHSLKLNGRDSTRSRHSSSTYPSTWQLNVSRAKEELQDNSQGSLEEILNCSILNRTPYDHKLSIPLKSNNSCQCKINKKSERRGRKTKGVSEAQTQTMREIGSKIGTLTDERNFHGKSCDLSVEFQRLRQRVYSGEDVGLDRKICISPSKTSAISKVSFKCEKTCPGKSFENYGGYSPSETDIETEAEHNTKFESRFDYLNKIEKISKPPSNACMKRSLNMPGKSEVHQYISQENRENEPINLAEYEDPNYEIQRKNLKCFCNRAHKRDRLDRSGRAQDTKWIGHCSNPICTSKESLKRTKVQQYLGRSIPENGRLNQPNFQDSDQKIQRKHLKCFCTKTLKKDNPARSVNKSFDSLKSHLMKTDAVRRSYRRNEEKILSQDSLLSSDQFVNEGSEDNFCQGEFRTQSVYQNNKRTSETTPTNVYQSYEYTTNSDDSDNLGTKQMDQRRYNQIRKLQTPEFTQAGVTRRHPDTNNRCFRTKESCSGSLENENERRAAREKNSGVVICAEAITQTSDYLLATLIPGSIDNAQGTHFKESNQRLTNLEKSNIGQSNQDNFKQVKSNEADQVQSKPLEQVQSESQIIYSDKAQYQLIRSSSVKLKTAPEIAPKSKRAIPTRKRKGSQKRFSISEKNKKQKCESCECKSVDKDQKVTGKLSTNKDQKLIEVISHSDKCDVWEILNVLQKTVAGLEKQINIKKKLAKRTKSKNNFNKRHSQLNEIQNRYVNQAPTQTVPDWQTSLYSEQNPTDLPLAIFQDQQNVGKIDPAKVARPTILYQTTAYRTTEPVNSGNPTNMYKTNSVKHFSSSFKNASPVIYQNNTIPRVNDYLNNYSNPVKDQVPYKEEGVTKETEYDYHTQEPPHKPIKYIDDNHEKITYCINPQCNRNNPQMEVYQKSAYARTPMTDSAYNQVLKHTANSGGQNQKEVCKGPKYCPYRSQYRHDHGPTSRGVVTFQDCEKICKERSRLECFCDQRQGKLLKGGTAWDFCENPHCPENNKFKNVSTRIERKQFGQEIRGSPRDNPNFPHNELVSKTLTYNHQKEPLHEEELNECPGRKVFCQNESEEDSSYSDSQECFDSPGYKKRSYPRQECTPNCLTRPMHFNQDDKRQEYPLREEDKVLRTKNNPKSCRVTNEDYPNCPEKIIKNYEKPRQDYQNDYNDDYFENPIFPEKNTRYTYGARTNADNSPRLRSKGQPKVGGNDSCPEDCPNLGSFTHLNNRYKQLGLEICDSSKCPEKFNRLSNKENLCKDPLSQEKRIRYRSQKYEEADYKVCKTANCSDKRGMIEDRNKYSTYEDTSYRVGPERKYIKQLCENPKCHDKKVYMDIRTEAAVKETPCTRKEHQSLKKAFQMMYLLIQNISRKIPTLVRKIVIIANVLIISTIEVIVKNKKLMILKTLLIRNALVD, from the exons ATGGCTGGCCTAAACAGAAGGCTGCGCACCGCCCAGCAAATCCTCCTGCGGCGAGCTCTAAGCAAAAGCATTGGCAGATGCCATGTTGCCACCGGATTGGTCCCGAGCAAGGGTGGCATCGTGGACTCTCCATCTCTGATCACAGAACTCCAACCGGTCAATCCAGTTAGGGAGAGATCCTCGTCCAGAGCGGTGAGAAAAATCCACAGGCTTTTGGCAGCCAATCCCTTGAGGATTTTGCAAGAGAGGAAGGCGGAAAGAAAACTGCCAGGATGTGTGCTGCAGAGGAAGGACTCTCGTTCATGGAGGGAACTGAAACCAAGTG AGCATAACCCAACCGTTAGTGGTCACAGTCTCAAACTCAATGGCAGGGACAGCACAAGATCTCGGCATAGTTCCTCCACTTATCCTTCTACCTGGCAGCTAAATGTTAGTAGGGCCAAAGAGGAACTTCAAGACAATTCTCAAGGATCTCTAGAGGAGATTCTCAATTGTTCGATTCTCAATCGAACGCCCTATGATCACAAGCTTAGTATTCCCCTCAAGTCGAACAATTCCTGCCAATgcaaaattaataagaaatCAGAAAGAAGgggtagaaaaacaaaaggagTTTCTGAGGCTCAGACCCAGACAATGAGAGAAATCGGAAGCAAAATAGGGACTCTTACAGATGAAAGAAATTTTCACGGAAAAAGCTGTGATTTAAGTGTGGAATTCCAGAGATTAAGGCAGAGGGTGTACAGCGGCGAGGATGTCGGTCTAGATCGAAAGATATGTATATCGCCATCGAAAACAAGCGCCATATCTAAGGTCTCTTTTAAGTGTGAAAAAACTTGCCCTGGAAAATCCTTCGAAAACTATGGCGGTTACAGCCCTTCGGAAACGGATATTGAAACCGAAGCTGAACACAACACGAAGTTCGAAAGTCGATTTGATtatctaaataaaatagagAAGATCAGCAAACCTCCTTCAAATGCTTGTATGAAGAGAAGCCTTAATATGCCTGGCAAATCGGAAGTCCATCAATATATTTCCCAAGAAAACCGAGAAAACGAGCCCATTAATCTGGCTGAGTATGAAGATCCAAATTATGAAATTCAGAGAAAGAacctaaaatgtttttgtaataGGGCACATAAAAGAGACAGACTAGACAGAAGTGGAAGAGCTCAGGATACTAAATGGATAGGACATTGTAGCAACCCCATATGTACCTCAAAGGAATCACTCAAACGTACGAAAGTGCAACAGTATCTGGGCAGAAGTATTCCAGAAAACGGACGCCTAAATCAACCAAACTTTCAAGATAGTgatcaaaaaattcaaagaaaacaCCTCAAATGTTTTTGCACGAAAACACTGAAAAAAGATAACCCAGCTAGAAGtgtaaataaatcatttgatTCTCTGAAATCACATCTAATGAAAACGGATGCAGTCAGAAGGAGCTATAGAAGAAATGAGGAAAAAATACTTTCACAAGACAGCTTATTATCGTCTGATCAATTTGTTAATGAAGGTAGTGAAGATAATTTTTGCCAAGGTGAATTTAGGACTCAAAGTGtttatcaaaataacaaaagaacTTCTGAAACAACCCCTACAAATGTTTATCAATCTTACGAATATACAACTAATTCCGATGATTCAGATAATCTAGGAACAAAACAGATGGATCAACGCCGTTACAATCAAATCAGGAAACTCCAAACTCCGGAATTTACGCAAG CTGGAGTCACAAGACGACATCCTGATACTAACAATCGATGTTTTAGAACTAAGGAATCATGTTCAGGATCtttggaaaatgaaaatgaaaggAGAGCAGCTCGTGAAAAAAATAGTGGTGTTGTTATTTGCGCAGAGGCCATTACACAGACTTCTGATTATTTGTTGGCAACATTAATACCTGGAAGCATAGACAACGCTCAAGGAACGCATTTTAAAGAATCGAATCAACGGCTAACGAATttagaaaaatcaaatattggACAGTCCAATCAAGATAACTTCAAGCAAGTTAAATCAAATGAAGCAGATCAAGTACAAAGTAAACCATTAGAACAAGTACAATCCGAatcacaaataatttattccGACAAAGCGCAATACCAACTAATAAGATCTAGCTCAGTAAAGCTAAAAACGGCTCCAGAAATTGCTCCAAAAAGTAAAAGGGCAATCCCTACACGGAAACGAAAGGGTAGTCAAAAAAGATTTTCcatttctgaaaaaaataaaaaacagaaatgtgAGAGTTGTGAATGCAAATCAGTTGATAAGGATCAAAAGGTAACCGGAAAGTTATCAACTAATAAGGATCAAAAGTTAATTGAAGTTATATCTCATAGTGACAAGTGTGATGtttgggaaattttaaatgttttgcaaAAAACTGTGGCTGGGCtggaaaagcaaataaatataaaaaaaaaattagccaaacgtacaaaatccaaaaacaatttcaataaaagaCATTCCCAACTAAACGAGATTCAAAATCGATATGTTAATCAAGCCCCTACCCAAACTGTGCCTGACTGGCAAACAAGTTTATATTCGGAACAAAATCCAACTGATCTGCCTTTGGCTATTTTTCAAGACCAACAAAATGTTGGTAAAATAGATCCTGCTAAGGTTGCAAGACCAACAATTTTGTATCAAACTACTGCTTATAGAACAACAGAACCTGTCAATTCTGGAAACCCTACAAACATGTATAAAACTAATtctgttaaacatttttcaagttCCTTTAAAAATGCAAGTCCAGTTATTTATCAAAACAACACAATTCCAAGAGTCaatgattatttaaataattactcCAATCCAGTCAAAGATCAGGTGCCTTATAAAGAGGAGGGAGTTACAAAAGAAACTGAATATGATTATCATACTCAGGAACCCCCTCACAAACCCATTAAATACATAGATGATAACCATGAAAAAATTACTTACTGTATAAATCCTCAATGCAATAGGAATAATCCTCAAATGGAAGTCTACCAAAAGAGTGCTTACGCAAGAACACCAATGACGGATTCAGCATACAACCAGGTTTTAAAGCATACAGCCAATTCAGGAGGGCAGAATCAAAAGGAAGTATGCAAAGGCCCGAAGTATTGTCCATATCGAAGTCAGTACAGACATGACCATGGTCCTACAAGCCGAGGGGTAGTTACTTTTCAAGACTgcgaaaaaatatgtaaagaaAGGTCTAGACTAGAATGTTTTTGTGATCAAAGGCAGGGAAAACTACTAAAGGGTGGCACGGCTTGGGACTTTTGCGAAAATCCACATTGCCcagaaaataacaaatttaaaaatgtttcaactAGAATTGAGAGGAAACAATTTGGTCAAGAAATAAGAGGTTCTCCGCGGGACAATCCAAATTTTCCACACAATGAATTAGTTTCCAAGACACTCACGTATAATCATCAGAAAGAACCATTACACGAAGAAGAACTTAATGAATGTCCTGGTAGAAAAGttttttgccaaaatgaaTCCGAAGAAGATTCCAGTTATTCAGACAGTCAAGAATGTTTTGATAGTCCCGGTTATAAAAAACGGTCTTATCCAAGACAAGAGTGCACACCAAACTGCCTCACTAGACCAATGCATTTTAATCAAGATGATAAAAGGCAAGAATATCCTCTAAGAGAAGAAGACAAAGTCCTAAGAACTAAGAATAATCCAAAATCATGTAGAGTTACAAATGAGGACTATCCTAATTGCcctgaaaaaataataaagaattatGAAAAACCAAGACAAGATTACCAAAACGACTATAATGAcgattattttgaaaatccaATATTTCCCGAAAAAAACACTAGATATACATACGGGGCACGAACTAATGCCGATAATTCTCCAAGACTTCGCTCGAAAGGGCAGCCAAAAGTTGGGGGCAACGATTCATGCCCTGAAGATTGTCCTAATTTAGGCTCTTTTACCCATCTAAATAATCGATATAAACAATTAGGTTTGGAAATTTGCGATAGTTCCAAATGTccagaaaaatttaataggcTTTCCAATAAAGAGAATTTGTGCAAAGATCCACTAAGTCAGGAAAAAAGAATAAGGTATCGAAGTCAAAAGTATGAAGAAGCTGATTACAAAGTTTGTAAGACCGCCAACTGTTCCGATAAAAGAGGAATGATAGAGGATCGAAACAAATATTCAACTTACGAAGATACTTCATATAGAGTCGGACctgaaagaaaatatattaagcaGTTGTGTGAGAATCCAAAATGTCAtgataaaaaagtttatatggATATACGGACAGAGGCCGCTGTGAAAGAAACTCCTTGTACAAGAAAGGAACATCAATCGCTCAAAAAAGCATTCCAAATGATGTATCTTTTGATCCAGAACATTTCGAGGAAGATCCCGACTCTTGTACGGAAGATTGTTATAATCGCAAACGTTCTCATTATATCAACGATAGAAGTAATtgtaaaaaacaagaagctaATGATTTTGAAGACTTTGTTAATCCGAAATGCTCTGGTAGATTAA
- the LOC128263470 gene encoding LOW QUALITY PROTEIN: uncharacterized protein CG42266 (The sequence of the model RefSeq protein was modified relative to this genomic sequence to represent the inferred CDS: inserted 1 base in 1 codon), with translation MFCEEPTPEPEKIICRCKNCVXRHSDILPWPEPLGLMAERDGDKDGLTNRRVSTRTIQSEESVYTIRDIDDKQNTRYKDRANLRNESEPVTPTHQEGTPIINQATTPIHHGTNSPGPYGGNTPMRAATQAPTQAPAQPTILLIVVNKNDPPPFPGRGYPGAGAGQWHQGQGHLGPGPRGFPGQGAGPPGYYPPPSSGIAPRRRSRPNYGHENVCYEGYRNNRFGYQEDWRGHSRRLRHFNNVYADQPHINRHSEARRNCRCPNVEKSQPGSPPIIEDTDDHSDDIPHATSNKKGKQRLVGSGNGRGQSCYCQQSEPMRPHGNEPEGPSRNYPESGNDREKETPRNTMGHISEMDSPQEVIVTDAKNKTYKCIQVPICISTGKANTCRCCNCAPAPEPDEEEFVNEEAECTCNRQGKCTCVPGQMFNDEFGCECDLTNLERTLRDLIPNADCICYLKKKRRKRRKKWAPKVYYDRFANPPFVLNPKPRCLDYGNRTYCNPCCNPCCCAPVGKSCYTCDYGCGGSCRC, from the exons ATGTTCTGTGAGGAGCCGACGCCAGAGCCGGAGAAGATCATCTGTCGCTGCAAGAACTGTG CTCGGCATTCGGATATCCTTCCCTGGCCAGAGCCCCTGGGACTCATGGCAGAACGCGACGGCGATAAAGATGGCCTTACGAATCGTCGAGTGTCAACCCGTACAATTCAGTCGGAAGAAAGCGTCTACACCATTCGAGATATCGATGACAAACAGAACACTCGTTACAAAGATCGTGCCAATCTGCGAAATGAGTCGGAGCCTGTCACTCCTACTCATCAAGAGGGCACTCCAATTATCAATCAGGCAACTACTCCTATTCACCATGGGACCAATAGTCCTGGCCCATACGGGGGCAACACGCCAATGCGGGCTGCAACACAGGCTCCCACACAGGCTCCAGCTCAGCCTACTATCCTTTTGATTGTGGTCAA CAAGAACGATCCGCCACCGTTTCCAGGCAGAGGGTATCCTGGGGCTGGAGCTGGTCAATGGCATCAGGGTCAAGGACACCTGGGACCGGGACCGAGAGGCTTTCCAGGTCAGGGTGCCGGACCCCCAGG CTATTATCCACCACCTTCATCAGGAATTGCACCAAGGAGAAGATCAAGACCTAACTATGGGCATGAGAATGTTTGCTA CGAAGGCTATCGGAATAATCGATTTGG aTATCAGGAGGATTGGAGGGGACACTCGAGGAG ATTAAGACACTTCAATAATGTCTACGCCGATCAGCCACATATTAATCGTCATTCAGAAGCCCGACGTAATTGTCGATGTCCCAACGTTGAGAAGTCTCAACCGGGTAGTCCCCCAATTATCGAAGATACTGATGATCACAGTGACGATATCCCTCACGCAACGAGTAACAAAAAGGGCAAGCAACGCCTCGTAGGAAGTGGAAACGGAAGGGGCCAGTCATGCTATTGTCAACAATCCGAACCAATGAGACCTCATGGAAACGAACCAGAAGGACCTTCCAGAAATTATCCGGAAAGTGGGAATGATCGAGAAAAGGAAACTCCAAGGAACACGATGGGACACATTTCGGAAATGGATAGCCCGCAGGAAGTGATTGTTACCGATGCCAAAAACAAGACATACAAATGCATACAG GTGCCCATTTGCATCTCCACTGGAAAGGCGAACACCTGTCGCTGTTGCAATTGCGCTCCCGCTCCGGAGCCTGACGAAGAGGAGTTCGTCAACGAGGAGGCGGAGTGCACCTGCAACCGACAGGGCAAATGCACCTGTGTTCCCGGCCAAATGTTCAACGATGAGTTCGGCTGCGAGTGTGATCTCACCAATTTGGAGCGTACTCTGCGGGATCTCATACCCAATGCCGATTGTATATGCTACTTGAAGAAGAAACGTCGCAAACGGCGCAAGAAATGGGCTCCGAAAGTCTACTACGATCGTTTTGCAAATCCCCCCTTTGTCCTTAATCCGAAGCCCAGATGTTTAGACTACGGCAACCGAACTTACTGCAATCCTTGCTGTAATCCCTGCTGCTGTGCACCAGTGGGAAAGAGCTGCTACACCTGTGACTATGGCTGTGGCGGGAGTTGTAGGTGCTAG